The following coding sequences are from one Lycium ferocissimum isolate CSIRO_LF1 chromosome 3, AGI_CSIRO_Lferr_CH_V1, whole genome shotgun sequence window:
- the LOC132050292 gene encoding U-box domain-containing protein 52-like: MPSTILPDDGNNPIVVAIDKDKHSPSAVKWAVDHLVTSNPTLVLVHVRMKNSTNQASAGQSSNRGLSDQDTHKVFTQCRAYSARKGIAVKEVVIEDISVSKGLLDYINSYHVTNIVLGASSRSAFSRKFWTHDVPTIVNKAAPDFCTVYVISKGKQQSVRPAAKPLASSSARLPPPQAWSGARLSNYSEPEDIARSAYMRAEQNFGTSNASMECYDVQSKNSYSRSSPSNAPLSHGSVDVSAQNLDFTQVSVNDSCSSSSSWEAEMNRLKLELRQTMDMYNTACKEAVSANQTAKELNQWKMDEASKFKQARSSEEAALAIAEKEKAKGRAANEAAIKAQRLAEIESKRRRYAELKARRETEEKNLALNDLSQNNIRYRKYTIEEIEITTKNFSNSEKIGEGGYGPVYKGRLDHTPVAIKVLRSDAAQGMQQFKQEVQVLGLMRHPNMVLLLGACPEYGCLVYEFMNNGSLEDRLFRKGNTPPIPWEIRFKIAAEIATGLLFLHQAKPEPLVHRDLKPGNILLDSNYACKISDVGLARLVPPSVADCVTQYHMTSAAGTFCYIDPEYQQTGKLGTKSDIYSLGVMLLQIVTARPPMGLTHHVERAIENGTFADILDPTVPNWPVEEALNYAKLSLKCAELRKKDRPDLGSVVLPELNRLKALGMSSMASTGSSS, from the exons ATGCCTTCAACAATTCTGCCGGATGACGGTAACAACCCCATTGTTGTGGCCATTGATAAAGACAAGCACAGCCCATCTGCTGTAAAATGGGCAGTTGATCATCTCGTGACAAGCAATCCAACGCTTGTTTTGGTCCATGTTAGGATGAAGAACTCAACAAATC AGGCTAGTGCTGGTCAAAGTTCGAATCGTGGATTAAGTGATCAAGATACACATAAGGTCTTCACACAGTGCAGAGCTTACTCTGCACGTAAAGGG ATAGCAGTGAAAGAGGTTGTTATTGAGGATATTTCAGTGTCTAAGGGACTTCTAGACTATATCAACAGCTATCATGTCACCAACATTGTTCTTGGTGCATCATCAAGAAGTGCGTTTTCCAG gaaATTTTGGACTCATGATGTGCCAACTATCGTAAACAAAGCTGCACCAGATTTTTGTACTGTATACGTGATTTCAAAAGGCAAGCAACAATCAGTCAGACCAGCAGCTAAACCTCTTGCTAGTTCTTCAGCAAGGCTACCACCTCCCCAAGCATGGTCAGGAGCTAGGCTAAGTAACTACTCTGAACCTGAAGATATAGCCAG GTCAGCCTATATGAGGGCAGAGCAAAATTTTGGAACATCTAATGCATCAATGGAATGTTATGATGTTCAGTCAAAGAATTCATATAGCCGGAGTTCTCCGTCCAATGCACCTCTTAGCCATGGATCAGTGGATGTTTCAGCCCAAAATCTTGACTTCACTCAAGTTTCAGTAAACGACAGTTGTAGCTCCTCATCTTCG TGGGAGGCTGAGATGAACAGATTAAAGCTAGAGCTAAGGCAAACCATGGATATGTACAACACAGCTTGCAAAGAAGCTGTCTCGGCAAACCAAACG GCTAAAGAGCTTAATCAATGGAAAATGGACGAAGCTAGTAAGTTTAAACAGGCCCGTAGTTCTGAAGAGGCGGCTCTCGCTATTGCTGAGAAGGAAAAAGCTAAAGGCAGAGCTGCCAATGAAGCTGCTATAAAAGCACAAAGGCTGGCTGAGATAGAATCAAAAAGAAGAAGGTATGCGGAGTTGAAGGCCAGGCGAGAGACAGAAGAAAAGAATCTAGCGTTAAATGATCTATCTCAGAATAATATCCGCTATAGGAAATATACGATAGAAGAGATTGAGATAACCACCAAAAATTTCTCTAATTCAGAGAAGATTGGTGAAGGTGGATATGGCCCGGTTTACAAAGGGAGACTCGACCACACACCCGTTGCCATTAAAGTTCTTAGATCCGATGCTGCACAAGGAATGCAACAGTTCAAGCAAGAG GTTCAGGTCCTTGGTCTCATGAGGCACCCAAATATGGTACTACTCTTAGGTGCATGTCCCGAGTACGGATGTTTAGTTTATGAGTTCATGAATAATGGTAGCCTGGAAGATCGACTGTTCCGGAAAGGTAACACCCCTCCAATCCCATGGGAAATTCGGTTTAAAATCGCAGCTGAAATCGCTACAGGACTTCTATTCCTTCACCAAGCAAAGCCCGAACCTCTTGTTCATCGTGACCTTAAGCCAGGAAACATTCTTTTAGACAGCAATTACGCCTGCAAAATTAGTGATGTTGGATTGGCTAGGTTAGTTCCACCATCTGTAGCTGATTGTGTTACACAATATCACATGACTTCAGCTGCGGGAACTTTTTGTTACATCGATCCCGAATATCAACAGACAGGAAAGTTAGGGACTAAATCAGATATATATTCACTCGGTGTAATGTTGCTCCAAATTGTTACTGCAAGGCCTCCGATGGGTTTAACTCATCACGTGGAGAGGGCCATCGAGAACGGAACATTTGCCGATATATTAGATCCAACAGTGCCAAATTGGCCGGTGGAAGAGGCTCTTAACTATGCAAAATTGTCACTCAAGTGTGCTGAGCTGCGGAAGAAAGATCGACCTGATCTTGGTTCGGTCGTATTGCCCGAGCTTAACAGGCTTAAAGCACTTGGAATGAGTAGCATGGCAAGTACAGGTAGCAGTTCTTGA